The region GCGTGGTCGGCTCCCCTTGACCGTATGACCTGAGGCAGCTGAAGGCCGACCGCTACCCGGCTGGTCCACCGACGCCGGCCGCACCGAGGACATCGGGTGGCGCCAGTCCCGCACCACGCTGCTCGAGGCCGTCGCACGCCACCACCACGCTCACCTGCTCGCCGCCATCGTCGAGCTCGGCGGTGAGCTGGAGCTCCCAGCTACCCGTAACGGGCGCTTCAGGGGCGCGGTCATCCCAGAAGGCTGCGCGGTCAGCGCCGGCCGCCGCCGATGCGGCGGTCGTCGGCCAGTGCGGTCAGCGGGCCGAACTCGCGGACAAGCTGGTTCCACGTCAGTACCTCGCCACAGCGGGCCGGGAACTCCTTCGGGTTGAACTCGGGCATGGTCCAGGTGCCAGTGCCCCGGTCCCGCAGCCACAGGTCCCCGTCACCGTCGACCACAGTCGGCGGGACCGGTACGGGCTCGGCCTGATCGGTGGGCTCCCAGGTGACCCGGCCCGGGTGGGAAACGCGGCGCAGCTCGGTGGTGGCCAGCCGCGCGGCCAAGTCACGGGTGGACTCTTCGGCGTCCTTGACCGACTCGAGTCGGTATGCGTCGTCAAGTACGGGCAGGGCTGGATTCTTGCTGCGCTTTGAACTCATACGCTGACTACCTCCGGTGGGGGGCGTCACATCCGTTATGGCACCCCGTAGAGCAACACGGTATCCGAGGCGGGAGCCGGGCCGGCTACGACCACTGTCCAGGTGGAGGCGCTGGCATACCGGGCGGTGGGGCTAGGTGGTGAGCTGGTCCTGGACGTGGCGCAACCCGTGGTGGTAGCGCTCAGATATGGCGGTCCGGGTCTGAGAAGGTGAGGCCGCCGGGGGCGAGCGGACGTCGGGCCGGGGCGGGTGCGGGCTCGGTCTCGCGGGGCGGCTGGCGGAAGTCGGCGCCCTGCTCGACCGGCATCAGCCGGCGCCCACCCGCCTGGGCGGGTACGGGAGCGTCGGAAGCGGGCTCGGAGAAGGCGGGCAGCGAGAGCGGTCGACGGTCGGTCATGATCCCTAGTCTCCCAGGTCCGGCCCTGCGGGTAGGGCCAGGCCGCTATCAGCGGTGATAGTGCTCTGGCCCTGGCCAGCAGGGCCAGGCTGGTTGTTTCAGCTCACCAGAACAGAGCGGTTAAGCCACTGCTAAGAAACAGCCGTTCGGCAACCCGTCACGACGTGGGACGGGTCCTCGCAACCGGCGAGGCGTACGCCAGACCCGCCCATCCCAAGAAGGGCACCAAGCCCCGCCGGCTGGATAAATGACAAGCGCTGAGTAGGCCCGGAGCGCGGTGCCGGGATTGCTCCCGGTCCGTTTCTCCGGACCTCTCGCCGAACCCGCCGTGCGTCTCTCAACGCAACGGGCTCTCCACGGTCTCTGCCGTCAGACGGGGGTTCGCAGGCTGCCAAGGGTTGGGGATCGTGCTGGCTCGGTATCGGTAACGGCTGACCGTGACCGATGCGATCCGGAACAGCTCGATCCCGTCCGCCGCGATCGGAAGCCACCGCCCGGTGGGGGTGGTGAACCGGCGGCGGATGTCGCCCCAACTCCATCGGTGACGTTCCCGCAGCATGCGGATGAGACGCCACCACACGAAGGCGTCGAGCCTGTCGAAGACATGCTTGGCGACAGCGTGCTTGAAGTAGTTGGCCCAACCGCGCATGATCTGAGTGGGCGTTAAGTCCGGTCTTCCTCGGTTCGTGATCGCTCGATCGTGGTACTGATCGCCGTCCCGGCCGCCTGGTGAGCATGTCCATGTTGAGATGCGAGCGTGAAGAGAGAGCCGTACCTCAGCGACTTATCAGACGAGCAGTGGGCGTTGATCGAGCCGATGATCACGGCCTGGAAGCAGGACAGGGTGGCGCGGTCGGCGACCGGAGATCCCGGGTCCTGCGACCTCCGGGAGGTCGTGAACGCGATCTTCTATCAGAACCGGACGGGCTGTCAGTGGCGCCTTTTGCCGCATGACTTCCCGGCCTGGTCGGCGGTGTTTACTACTTCGGCCTGTGGCGTGAGGACGGGCTGGACCAGCGGATCCAGGAACTCCTGCGCTGCCAGGTGCGGGAGAAGGCCCGCCGATTAGAGGACCCGTCCCTCGTGATCATCGACACGCAGTCCGTCCGCGCCGCGGCGGGTGTCCCGAAGACCACGACGGGGCTGGACGCGAACAAGAAGGTGTCGGGGCGCAAGCGGGGACTGGCCGTCGACGTTCTGGGGCTGATCATCGGCGTCGTCGTCCTGGCCGCCTCCGCGCACGACAACGCCGCCGGCACCGCCCTGCTCGACCAGGCCGCCGAGCGGTGCGGGATGCGCCTGGAGAAAGCGCTGGTGGACCAGGGCTTCAAGGACGAAGTCATCATCCACGGCGTCCTGCTGGCATCGACGTCGAGGTCGTCCGTCGCAACCCTGCTGACCAGGGCAAAGGGTTTGTCCCGCAGCCGAAGCGGTGGGTGGTCGAGCAGACGAACGGCACGTTGATGCTGCACCGGCGTCTGGCCCGGGAGTACGACCACCGGCCCGACACCTCCGCCTCACGCGTCTACTGGGCCTCCACCGCGAACATGGCCCGCCGCCTCACCACCCCCGCTCCGGCCTGGCGCGACATTCTCGGGCTGGCCGCGTGAACGTCTCCGAGCTCCTGGCCTACCTTCAAACCCAGCAGGACGAGGCCACCACCCGGGCCGCAGAACTACGCGGCCAGATCGAGCACCTCACCGCTGCCCTGGCCGAGAGCGAAGCGCGACTCACGGATCTGGCCACCACTCGAAAAGTCATCACGGAGGCCGCACCAGCAGGAGCCGAACCCGATCCACCCGAGGCGAACACCGCCTACCAGGACATCGTGAACGCGTTCAACCAGCACCCCGACCAGGTGTTCCGAGCTCGCGAGCTGCACGAACTCCTCGGCATGCCCACCGACGAGGCATCCGTCAACATCACCCGCAGCCGCCTCGGCCGCCTCACCCGCCAAGGCTTCCTCACCCAACCCGGACGAGGCCATTACCAGAAACGGACTTAACGACCTCTCATGGGTACACGACGACTGCTTCCGCTCGCCCTTACCGCGCTCCTGCTGAGTGTTACCGCTCCAGCGGCTACTGCAGCGCCCGCGGTTGCGGCAGTCCCTGCAGCGGATCCCTGCGGGTATTTCACCAAGAACCACCTGGCCTTCTACAACCACTGCACCACTGACGGTTCCAGAATCCAGATCAAGATCGACCGGATCAATGTGTGGGACACCAAGCACTGTGTCGACCCCGGTAAAACTCAACTCGGCACCACTTCACAGATCCGCAATGCTTGGTACACCGGCAAGCTCTGCCGCCCAGCTTAGAATTCGAACGGAAGAGATTTTGATGGCGAGACGAGGTTAGCGACGACTGACGAGTCAGCCTCGGGGTCGCCGGTTGCGCTGATGAAGTCGTCGTGGTGGTGCGGCCCGTCGCCGCGGCGTACGCAGAGCGCACCAAGCCCTGGCGGGTCGGCGGGGCGGTCGTCCTGGCGGTGATCACCGACCAGGAAGGGCGCTGGTGGCAGACCTTGAAGTGTTGCTCGCCCTGCGCAGCCGCCGTACCCGGCGCGAAGGCCGTCACTCCCGCCCCAGCTACCACCGGACTGGCCACCGCCGACCCGCCCGTCGACTGCTCCTGGGGGTGCTCCCCTCTGTCCCGCGGGCGATTGGAGTTCCCGAGCCGGAGGACGGCGCCTGGACGGGTGCTGCCGTTAGCCAGCAGGGCGGCATGCCGCAGAGGCCACATCCGTGCCCTGGGCCCTCCGGCCGCTCATCCGGTCAGAGGGCGTCGCGGATCAGCTCTCCTTCGGCAAGCCGGAGGTGCCGGCCCTCACCGAACATCTCGGCAAGGGTCATTCCCGGGTATTCGATGGGCTCGTGACGGCCCTCCAGTGGGACTCGCGCCCGCCACTGGATGCCGCCGTGTTCGACGATGACGTCGGCCCAAGAGCGGGAGGGAGCAGTGATCCCCGTCAGGCGGGCGCCGTGGCTGGAGAAGAAGTCGAGCTGGGTGGCGAGCTGCTGGACCAGCCAGACCAGGTGGGTCCAGGGCGGCGACGGCGCGAGCGGTGTGTAGTCCCAGTTCTGGCGTTCGGTGTCGTCGTCGGGGACGGGGCCGACGGCATAGAAGGGGATCCTGTCCTCTGGCTGGTCAGGGGCACTGAGGGTGAAGCGGCGGTTGGTCACGTCAACCTGCTGCAGTTCGACGCCTTCGGGGCCGAGCTGGAAGGCGAGCGAGGCCACACGGAGCAGGAAGCGGGCTTCGGCACCACCGCCCTCCTCACCCTGGTCCGCACCGCCGGTGGCACCGGCCGCGGGCGGGAGGGGAGAGTAGGAGGCGGCGTAGTGCTCGGTATCGCTCATGTCGGCTGTGCTTTCCAAGAAAGAGGGACGCCGCCCTGAGCCTACCCAGCCCAGGGCGGCGTGCATGGTCCGCAGCCTCGGTTACCGCAGCGGAGTGTAGGCCGCCTCGCAGCGGGTCTCCTCAGCCCTGCGTGCGGCCGAGCCTGTGGCCGGGAGCGGCTTGTAGCCGGCCTTGTGCTGGAAGGTGTCGACCGTGGTGGCCGTGACCGTGGATTCGCTGCGGAAGCTCTCGGTGAGTGGCTTGTACCCGGAGCGCAGCGTCTCACCTTCGGCAGGCGCGAGGTGGGAGGCCGTGCGCTGGTTTTGCTTGTTGAGCGTTGTGGAGACCCAGGCGGGGCAGCGGACGACGCCCTCGCAGTAGCCGGTGATGACGCCCTTGGGCTTGCGGTCGCGGCAGGAGTGCCTGATGCTCTCCTGCACCGCGACGATGACCTTGTACTGCTTGACGAGGCGGCACGTTCCGTTCGTGCACCTGTACTTGCCGGCGTAGCCCCACTGCTTGTACGACGTCCCGCCTTGGTGCCGGCGGTTGGGGCCCTTGGTGATGTACTCGATGGCCCCGTACTTGGTGATGGCGTGCTTCTTCTTGACCTTTGTCCAGCCGAAGCCGCTCTCGCGGCCGTCCACGCGCTTGAAGTAGCCCTGGCGCAGCGGCATGTTGCCAGGCCCCGAATACTTCAGGCTTTTGAGGATCTTGTACCGACCGGTGGCGGCCTGCGCGGCGCTGATGGCTTCTGCTTGGGCGGCGCTTCCTAACAGGACGAGCGTGGCGATGGCAGCGGTGGTGGTCTTGCCGTGCTGCATGGTCCCCCTTCGACAACTTCCCCGCTGAAGCCGGGGGGAAATCACCGTAGGAGGTGCACCTCTCGCCTTCAACTGATTGTTGAGACGATGGCAACGATCAGGCCAGGGCTTGCTCACTCATCTGGACGGTTCCCTTCTGCCACCGGAGTCACATGCGGCCCTGGAGCCAGTGGGTCATCATGCTGGCCACGCAGGTGCCGAGGCCGTAGCAGCAGGTGGCCCAGCGCGGCTCGGCGGCGCTGAGCCCAGCGATCCCGAGGGCCGAAAACGTCTCGGAGTGTGCGCATTGTGCTCAGGAGTCAGTGGTTCAGGTCCAGTACGCGGACCGGCTCCCCCGCCCACCGGTGCGGGGCGGTGGTGGCGATGACCGCTCCGTCGGGACGGTCCGCGGTGGGCTGCGCGGCGTACTGGCTGTGTGCTGCGGCCCAGGTCTCCTGCCGTGCGACGGCCAGGGCGGCGGCCAGGTCCAGATCGAGGACGGTGATGCCGGGCAAGGAGGCCAGGTGTTCGGCCGTGCCGGGCCGGGCGCGATCGGCTTCGACCAACGCGCACGCCGGGGCGTACAGGAACCAGCCCGCCTCGGCGTGGGCGCGGTGGATCAGGCGCGAGGCGAGGACGTTGCCCTGGTCGGCCGCAGCCATCGCGGTGTCGTCCAGGACGATGTGCATGGCGTCGCTCACCGGCCGGTCACCTGAGCCAGGCGCCGGTCCAGCTCACTGTCCAGGTCCCGCTCCTCGGCAGCAGTCGGCGCGTAGCCGCTCCACTCCGTCAAGGCGGCCTTGGCCTTCTCGGCCCGCTCGGCCCGCTCGGCCGGAGTCAGCAGCGTCTCGGCCAGCCGCGCCAGGTAGGCCCGCAGCGACAAACCCTCAGCGGCCGCTATGGCCGCCAGCCGGTGCTTCGCTTCCTCGGGAATACGGACATTGGCATCGGACATCATCGTGCTCCTTGGCCCCATGGGTACGGGTACGTACCCGTACCCTACTCGCGGCGGGACAGGTTTCAGACACGACCCCTGGCAAAGCTGAGGTGGCGGACGGCCCCGTGGTGGGAGGCGCCGCCCCTCCCGGCCTCCCACAGGAGGCCCGACAGGTCAAGGAGACCGAGAAGCTCGGCGAAGAAGATTGCCGGCCCCACGGCGGTCGGCGTGACTCAGCCGAGGTACCCGAGGTCTCGGTCTGGCCTGCACACGGGACACGGAATGATGCCTTCGGTGAGCGCCCGCAGCGCCTGCGCCCGGTCAATCGCGTGAACGCGCTTGACCGCCATGCCGCAAGCCCCGACGTGTACGGCCATAGGCGGTCTTCCCTCGCCGATGCCGAGCTGAATCACCCAGTCCGGAGGCGGTGGGGGCGGCCGGCGAGCAGCCAGCTCGGCCTGGCGCTACTCCTCTGCGTGAAGCCAGCACCTGGTCTGATCGAGCTGCTGGAGCTGGACGCGCTCCAGGAAGCGGAGCAGCTCCACCCGCGACAGATTATCGGACACGCGTTCTATTCTATGGTGGGCGCGCAAAGGACCCTTCGACCTCGACGAGCGGGCTGCCACAGGTTCGCTACTGCGCTGCCGCAGGGGCATTGCCCAGGCGGCGCTGCGATCCGCCGCGGGGGCGGCGGATCACAGCTCGTGTGCGCTCATACTCCGGGAAGCCACCCACCCTTCGACGGCGGTGGGGTCGGAACGGCCGGTCCGTGTCCCTGACAGGCGCGGTGCGGAAGGGCCCGGTTTTTTGCGTGGGCCGAACCGGCCCACGGTCTTGTCATTGGTGGGTGCGATGATCGCCGTCACCGGCGTGAGGACGCCGGTCTCGTGACCCAGGGGCGGCTTGGATGGACACGTGGCAGGAAGTTTCGGCGTCGGTGGAGAAGCGCCTGTCGGCCACGTCATCCGGTGAACGAAAGGTGTTCGCGGCTGGCATCGCGGAGCGGCTCATGGGCTGGCATGAAGCACTGCCGGCAGAAGCGCCAGCAGCGGGATCTCGACCTCATCGCGAACTACTCAAAGGACCTCCGCTACTCCGGCGTGGGGCTGCCCCTCGAGACCTCGATCCGGCTCCGGGTAGAACTTCGGACTCCGCTCTCCCGCCGGGACTGAAGAGCCGGAACTTCGAACGTTCAGCGATTGCCTCGTTCGGCTTCGGTGATGCGGAAGCGGAAGGAATCGGTGCCGGTCGGAATAAGGGTGCAGC is a window of Streptomyces agglomeratus DNA encoding:
- a CDS encoding group II intron maturase-specific domain-containing protein, with the translated sequence MRGWANYFKHAVAKHVFDRLDAFVWWRLIRMLRERHRWSWGDIRRRFTTPTGRWLPIAADGIELFRIASVTVSRYRYRASTIPNPWQPANPRLTAETVESPLR
- a CDS encoding DUF6355 family natural product biosynthesis protein → MGTRRLLPLALTALLLSVTAPAATAAPAVAAVPAADPCGYFTKNHLAFYNHCTTDGSRIQIKIDRINVWDTKHCVDPGKTQLGTTSQIRNAWYTGKLCRPA
- a CDS encoding DUF6233 domain-containing protein: MIQLGIGEGRPPMAVHVGACGMAVKRVHAIDRAQALRALTEGIIPCPVCRPDRDLGYLG